A stretch of Elusimicrobiota bacterium DNA encodes these proteins:
- the rpsG gene encoding 30S ribosomal protein S7: MSRKAKKIKKEPLKPDFKYRNTIITRLVANLLKRGKRSHAETICYKTMDIIKEKTKQEPITVLDKAVKNVRPLLEVKPRRVGGATYQVPVEVKQLRGITIAVRWLLMYARQRKGKPMCERLALEIIDAFNNTGSAVKKREDTHKMAEANKAFAHYRW, from the coding sequence AAAGCAAAAAAAATAAAAAAAGAACCACTAAAACCGGATTTCAAATATAGAAATACTATCATTACCAGATTAGTCGCTAATCTGTTAAAAAGAGGTAAACGTTCTCATGCAGAAACAATCTGTTACAAAACAATGGATATAATCAAGGAGAAAACCAAACAGGAACCGATAACTGTATTGGATAAAGCAGTCAAAAATGTCAGGCCACTGTTAGAAGTGAAACCTCGGCGGGTAGGTGGTGCAACTTATCAGGTACCAGTTGAAGTAAAACAGCTACGCGGTATCACAATAGCAGTTAGATGGCTTTTGATGTACGCCAGACAGCGAAAAGGAAAACCAATGTGTGAACGGCTTGCGTTAGAAATAATAGATGCGTTTAATAATACAGGTAGCGCAGTAAAAAAACGGGAAGATACACATAAAATGGCAGAGGCAAATAAAGCGTTTGCACATTATAGATGGTGA
- the fusA gene encoding elongation factor G, producing the protein MSNITTIRNIGIIAHIDAGKTTTTERILFYTGKIHRMGNVDDGNTVTDWMDQEQERGITITSAAVSCFWRDKQINIIDTPGHVDFTAEVERALRVLDGAVVIFCGVGGVQPQSETVWHQADKYKIPRIAFINKLDRVGANFFNVIEQMTKKLHTNPLPLQIPIGIEDTFSGIVDLLTLKAFQYIDETGTQVKEIEIPADIKPITKKYREKLIEISAEADETIMHKFVSGKDKITDAELINAVRKLTISNRIVPVLAGAALKNKGVQFLLDAIVSYLPSPVDIPPITAPEPETNKIITRKTDEQEPAAALAFKIQTDPFVGRLTYIRVYSGKIKRGRSIYNATRGVRERIAKLVKMHANDREEVEFVSAGDIAGVVGFKKTFTGDTLCDEQQPIILENIKFPEPVIWLAIEPKTKADDEKLAKALAKLAEEDPTFKLKVDPETSQTIISGMGELHLEVLVERMKREFSVVANVGKPHVAYKETILQIAEAEGKFIRQTGGHGQYGHVVLSVEPNQKGKGFEFINKIREGRIPKEFFSAIEEGIISALETGPLGGFPVVDVKVTLLDGTYHEVDSSDIAFKMASSIATKNALSQAMPVLLEPIMKLEVITPEDYLGDVLADINSRRGRIENISVNKKIHTIDSYVPLREMFGYSSQLRSLSQGRATYTIEPAYYEKVDDKLVKEILGII; encoded by the coding sequence ATGAGTAATATAACCACCATCAGAAACATAGGTATCATAGCACATATAGACGCTGGTAAAACAACTACTACCGAACGAATCCTTTTTTATACAGGTAAGATTCACAGAATGGGTAATGTAGACGATGGTAATACCGTTACCGATTGGATGGACCAGGAGCAAGAGCGTGGGATTACCATTACATCCGCTGCAGTGAGTTGTTTCTGGCGTGATAAACAGATAAATATAATTGATACACCAGGTCATGTAGATTTTACCGCTGAGGTAGAACGCGCTTTACGAGTGCTTGATGGCGCAGTTGTAATTTTCTGTGGTGTTGGCGGTGTTCAGCCACAGTCAGAAACGGTTTGGCATCAGGCAGATAAGTACAAAATTCCACGAATCGCATTTATCAATAAACTTGATAGAGTCGGTGCTAATTTTTTTAATGTTATAGAACAAATGACAAAAAAACTGCATACAAATCCATTACCACTCCAAATCCCAATTGGAATTGAGGATACATTTTCCGGGATTGTTGACCTGCTAACATTGAAAGCGTTCCAATATATTGATGAGACAGGCACACAAGTTAAAGAGATAGAAATTCCAGCAGATATAAAACCGATTACTAAAAAATATAGAGAAAAACTGATAGAAATTTCAGCGGAAGCAGACGAAACTATTATGCATAAATTTGTGAGTGGTAAAGATAAAATTACTGACGCTGAACTAATAAATGCAGTTAGAAAACTGACAATCTCAAACAGAATAGTACCTGTTTTAGCCGGCGCAGCACTCAAAAATAAAGGTGTCCAGTTTTTGTTAGATGCGATTGTTTCTTATCTGCCTTCCCCTGTAGATATTCCACCAATTACAGCGCCCGAGCCTGAAACAAACAAAATAATTACAAGAAAAACAGACGAACAAGAACCCGCAGCTGCACTGGCATTCAAAATTCAAACCGACCCGTTTGTAGGTCGGCTTACATATATCAGAGTATATTCTGGCAAAATAAAACGAGGTCGCTCAATCTATAACGCTACTCGCGGTGTTCGGGAACGTATCGCAAAACTGGTCAAAATGCACGCTAACGACCGTGAAGAAGTAGAGTTTGTATCAGCCGGCGATATCGCAGGTGTCGTCGGGTTCAAAAAAACATTTACAGGCGATACACTCTGCGACGAGCAGCAACCAATAATTTTAGAAAATATCAAATTCCCTGAGCCAGTTATATGGCTGGCTATAGAGCCAAAAACTAAAGCAGATGACGAAAAATTAGCAAAAGCACTTGCTAAATTGGCTGAAGAAGACCCAACTTTTAAGTTAAAAGTTGACCCGGAAACAAGTCAGACAATCATCTCCGGGATGGGTGAGTTGCATTTAGAGGTGCTTGTAGAACGGATGAAACGCGAGTTCTCAGTTGTCGCTAATGTTGGCAAGCCGCATGTCGCATACAAAGAAACAATCTTACAAATCGCAGAAGCAGAAGGGAAGTTTATCCGCCAGACAGGCGGACACGGGCAGTACGGACATGTTGTATTATCCGTTGAGCCCAATCAAAAAGGAAAAGGGTTTGAATTCATAAATAAGATAAGAGAAGGCCGTATCCCAAAAGAATTCTTTTCAGCAATTGAAGAAGGGATTATTTCGGCACTTGAAACAGGTCCGCTTGGCGGCTTCCCCGTGGTTGATGTAAAAGTAACACTGCTTGATGGCACATATCACGAGGTTGATTCATCTGATATCGCATTCAAGATGGCTTCATCAATTGCAACCAAAAATGCACTCTCACAGGCAATGCCGGTTTTGTTAGAACCGATAATGAAATTGGAAGTTATAACACCTGAAGATTATTTAGGCGATGTGCTGGCTGATATAAACTCACGCCGCGGTAGAATTGAAAACATATCAGTAAATAAAAAAATTCATACTATTGACAGCTATGTGCCACTTCGTGAAATGTTCGGCTACTCATCTCAATTACGCTCGTTATCACAGGGTAGAGCAACCTATACAATAGAGCCAGCATATTACGAAAAAGTAGACGATAAACTCGTAAAAGAGATATTAGGTATAATATGA